In the genome of Candidatus Pristimantibacillus lignocellulolyticus, the window TCTAGTTCTGGTGTCTTTTTTAGACCGGCGAACATATTGTCCAGATACACCACAATTGTCTCCATATTCTGTCACCACTCCCTAATAAATTGGTTTACAACATCCTGCGTAACCTTCCACTCCTCACATTTCTCCCTGTAATAGGTCAGTCCCGTTTGGGTAATCCGGTAATACGTACGCCGCTTGCCTAGACTTTCATCTCGATAAAAGGATTCAATATACCCGTTCTTTTCCATTCTGGTGAAGGCGGAATACAATGTTGTCTCCTTCATAACATATTTCTCCTGTGTTAGCTGCCTAATATTTTTAGAAATCTCGTATCCGTATGATTCCCCGTCCAGCAGCATGTAGAGGATGAGTGTATCATTATAGCCACGTATGACATCACTGCTGATCACGAATGTGGTCCCTCCTTGATTACTTCATCTGTCGTAGTAGTTACAGTGTAACACAATTACTACGACAGATGAAGTAGTTAATGCAAAATTAGGTAAAAAATATCCGCACCGGTATGAAGGTGCGGAGAAGATTGTTTGCTGTTACTGTAGATGATTGTTAATGGTTTGAAGCTTATATATTTCATCCTATCAGTGCTGCTATAACTACACACTGATGAACCAATGACATGTAATCGGTATTTGCTTCTAAGTGAATATACTCGCTATATGCTGCTAAGTTCATTTTCTCGTTACAAAA includes:
- a CDS encoding PadR family transcriptional regulator, translated to MISSDVIRGYNDTLILYMLLDGESYGYEISKNIRQLTQEKYVMKETTLYSAFTRMEKNGYIESFYRDESLGKRRTYYRITQTGLTYYREKCEEWKVTQDVVNQFIREW